The segment agtggtgtctaagaggggatatgataacattatacaaatatattcggacaGTAGAAGGAGCTtttaaaataactattcatccaaagggcagtaaaaaggtcatcccttaaggttggaggaaaggagatttcactagcaacaaagaaaagggttctttacagtaactgcagttaaaatgtggaattcattacccatggagactgtgatggcagatacaatagaaatcttcaaaaaaagattgaacatctttttagaaagaaaagatatacatggatataccaaataagtatacatgggaaggatgttgacccagggagTAATATGATTGTCAATTTTTGGAGTCtggaaagaatttatttttccctgtatgagatattattggatgatatttcactggtgttttgtttggcttcctctggatcaatatactgtaagaacggataaaggataaagtatctgtcatctaaatgtagcatagtttgaacttgatggacatatgttttttttcagcctcatctaaTATGTGACTGTGTAACTATTTAACCCTTGACCCAATCCATTAAACCagcagtaaccccttaattaccatagtggttgaAATTGCTAAGGTAAGTAAAGGGTTACAAGTGTTTTAATGGTTGAACATCGGCCCTTACATGTTCAtgcagaagaggaggaggacgcctaatgtaatgaaggggtaacCCGTCCGCgcccttcctggtaggcctagcCATCCACCCTAGGGCAGCTATCCACTTTAtcaaccccctctacccccaaataACCAGGTAgtttggtttaaccccttcattaccttagcgactactCACTACAGTAATGATACtgctttaattttaatttaatgcCATTATTGaatcaggggtctccggagctgaacctcaatAATTTAAGCCCCGAGTACCCCCATGTtaccggtatggggtgccagcatctctctgcgtgtttaATTCTCCCTTGTTACGTGATTAAGACATTTAAACTTCgcagaaataccggcaccccatactggggcctgtatctcaggaaccagatgGGTCCCCGGGTCTGAAATTAAtgtagttcagctccagagaccccctgcttcaataatatgttattaaaataaaacaaaagccacgcaattgcctgttagaggtgcgcagagagagtgacttaTTCTGTCTGCTATGACTGCgcgtctcttccagactgatgcagccggtaggattcacacagtggggGTCTTATTCTGAAGCAGGAACCCCCTCTGTGTttatcctgatgggccattagtctggtctGAGGTATTCCGTGGTCTGGCAGTGGTTGAGGCAGCTGCCATCTACAGTTTCCTGGCTGACCTCGTGACCATCCATCTGGCTGCATAAGTTGTAAATTAAacataatgtatacactgttaaaaaatatattatatagatacatgtacagtacatatatgcacacacacacacacaaatgaatgggagtaaagacgTGCTAAGGATTAGCACCCTTTCGTGGATCTGGGCTTTAAATTGTAAACTCCTTCAGGCATCTTACAGTATCTGATAATGTATCTGTTGCTCTTATACCCACTATTTGTACTATATTTtctctgtattgtattttataaaGTAAAGTAGTGGTGTGACGATTTAAAGGGTGTGTGCTTTCTTTTTATGAAACACAATTTAGAAAGGACATGAGGTAATTGGGTGAAACAACAGCGATACATATCTCTATATACTTCATGCTTTCCTTTTGTATTCCCGAAAAAGGTATCAGGAATGATAACAGGATGGATCTCAGTGTCCCAGTTAAATTGGCAGCCTTCACCCTGCAGACTTCTCTTGGGGTTTTGGGGAACATCATTGTCCTAGGAGTTTACATTCACATCGCTCAGATCCAGCAGAAGATGAAGACGGTGGATAAAATATTGTGCAGCTTAGTATTTTCCAACATGATGATTCTCCTTACCAGAGGATCGCCACAGATAATGTCATATTTGGGACACAAAAATATATTGGATGACTTTGGCTGCATTTCCATATTCTACACATACAGGATATTGCGTGGTATGTCAATCTCTGCCACCTGTCTTCTGAGCGTGTTTCAGGCCATTGTTATGGCTCCTGCAACATCCAGATGGGAGTCCTTGAAAACCAAAGTGTCTAATTACATTCTCCCATCCTTGGCTGCCTTTTGGCTGGGTAGTGCAGTTATAAGCCTCAATATCCCCCTCGGTGGTCTTGCTCTTGTCAATGGGACGGTTCCCTTCTACAGGGTGGGCAGCTGTTTGTTCAGACGTTTAGAACCTGTCTTTGAAGCACTTTTCAGCACTTTGATTAACGGGTATGACTTATTTTTCATCTCCTTAATGCTTCTTAGTAGCCTGTACACTGTGTTCATTCTCCGAAGGCACGGACAACAGGTCAAGTATCTTCACTCCATTAAAACTGCCACGCGAGAATCAGTAGATAAGAAGGCGTCTAAAAATATCATTAAGTTGACTGCCCTTtatgttttcttcttttcagTCGACACTTTTATTATGATTTACACACTCACTCAGATCAGTTTTCCGGCACTCCTTCCTGAGATACGGCTGTTTCTGTCTTGTTGCTATTCTATGCTAAGCCCTTTCCTGGTCATGACTTTCAACAAGAAAATTAAGATTCCATTGGGCTGGTTCAGAAAGATGGAAAAGTCTAACGTGTCAAGTGTCTGCAATGGGGAAATGTAGCTTTATACAGTAGCTTCTCAAATAGCAGCTTATGGGTCAAGTTCTTAGACTGGGTATTTTGTACATTCTCTTCATTAGTTGGAGGCTAACAGGTtaaaacgatatatatatatgcagcacaaccccgttatagcgcgatccattacaacgcaaatccgcttagaAAGCGATGCAAGCAtagctcccaatttttgtatctatgaatactttacaacacgattattggtattttaaatactttattgtgcaatgaatacaattgtacattatttctaacgctatccacttataacgcaatgtgattctttagaccccaagcacagcgttatacgggtgttgagctgtatatatatatacaggcgtgCATGCGGTATACTGTGTGTTtgtgatatctctctctctatacataaaaaaagagaaagaaaaagtatcCCATCAAAAGCACTCCAATGTacaaaaatatcaaatgtattagtCTCAATATCACAGAAAACACAATTAATAAAACAGTCCTGAgtcactactgctgcggccagcttcactCTAACGCTTACCCGTCTTGTGCCGCGGCTTGGCGCCGAACTTGGTCGAGCGCCAgacgcatcttccccgcatccttcccctcccctcgcgacctctGGCTCCGCTCTGCCCCtcttctccgggtcccccgggGTCCCCCCGgggtccccctctgctcccacaTCCCCCTTTACCCCGCCACCACCTTCGGGTGAACCCTGGGCATGCACGCCACGCGCGCACGCtccctggcacgcgtgaccgcgcatcagtgacgcgcggcatgcgGCGGGACCCAGCCACGTCTGGACGcggattgcggtggcggccgctgaagactcagctcggccgccactgtatcaaTGAAGTATGTGGCTGACACCTCTATTAAATCACATAGCACCTCTACTACAGTACATATGGTTCTCATAAGTAAACACTAACCGCAGATGAAAAAGGCAGACAATTAGCCTCACACCTgtatgaccggccggtctgagcaTAAAACCTGGTGGAACATAAAATAAACCCCTAAAGCTTATAACCTATGTTAAACAGACTATAATACAATAGatgtaatgaataaacacatCCCAAGATAACAATGTTACAAATAAAGAACCCCTCCTAATTTGGGGAGTGAAGGATTACAATGAACCCACTTCCTGAGAGTATATTTAAAGTACTTTATAAGGGGAAGCTCCACACAGCTTGAAGTCTCTCGAGTATCACATGAGAAAAACTATAAG is part of the Ascaphus truei isolate aAscTru1 chromosome 9, aAscTru1.hap1, whole genome shotgun sequence genome and harbors:
- the LOC142502321 gene encoding olfactory receptor class A-like protein 1 translates to MDLSVPVKLAAFTLQTSLGVLGNIIVLGVYIHIAQIQQKMKTVDKILCSLVFSNMMILLTRGSPQIMSYLGHKNILDDFGCISIFYTYRILRGMSISATCLLSVFQAIVMAPATSRWESLKTKVSNYILPSLAAFWLGSAVISLNIPLGGLALVNGTVPFYRVGSCLFRRLEPVFEALFSTLINGYDLFFISLMLLSSLYTVFILRRHGQQVKYLHSIKTATRESVDKKASKNIIKLTALYVFFFSVDTFIMIYTLTQISFPALLPEIRLFLSCCYSMLSPFLVMTFNKKIKIPLGWFRKMEKSNVSSVCNGEM